In a single window of the Flavobacterium sp. W4I14 genome:
- a CDS encoding cell division protein FtsQ (product_source=KO:K03589; ko=KO:K03589; transmembrane_helix_parts=Inside_1_6,TMhelix_7_29,Outside_30_421), which translates to MLKRINWSTIFTGFAWLISLAGVVVLLSFINVKKQTVKCTDVKILIPGADNFIEREEIDDILKEDQGVLLGRNLENINIHKIEKKLQSNPYIGFAKVYVDMDGVLHIEVKQRQPILRILNENGQDFYIDNDGLKMPISSNFTANVLVATGHITEVFGSRVDTLHTQLARDLYKTAQYIKQDTLWDAQIEQIVVDQKNDIELIPRVGNQRIVLGNADSLEKKMKNLLLFYKKAMPQVGWDTYKTINIKYTNQIVCEKRDSTELGKKAKTISAADSLRIQRNVTDSLINSTIVAAMDDRPEADEAEKVTPKREEPKKPEAKKVEPKKVDVPKVTAKKPEPKKAEVKKEAPKKTAPVKTEVKKPALAQATKPKEIKPADKKEKPKQTVTAQPKPAKSEAQLKKEKEAREKEIRALEKQYKTQQN; encoded by the coding sequence ATGCTTAAACGGATAAACTGGAGCACAATTTTTACTGGCTTTGCCTGGCTGATCAGCTTGGCAGGGGTGGTGGTGCTTTTGAGTTTTATCAATGTGAAGAAACAGACAGTTAAATGTACCGATGTTAAGATCCTGATTCCCGGAGCAGATAATTTCATTGAGCGTGAAGAAATTGATGACATTTTAAAAGAAGATCAAGGTGTTCTTTTAGGTCGTAATCTCGAGAATATCAATATTCATAAGATCGAGAAAAAACTGCAGTCTAACCCTTACATCGGTTTTGCTAAAGTATATGTAGATATGGATGGGGTATTGCACATTGAAGTAAAACAACGCCAGCCTATTCTGCGCATATTGAACGAGAATGGGCAGGATTTTTACATTGATAATGATGGACTGAAAATGCCTATTTCATCAAACTTCACGGCCAATGTGCTTGTGGCAACAGGGCATATTACAGAGGTTTTTGGGAGCAGAGTTGATACCCTTCACACGCAATTGGCAAGAGATTTATATAAAACTGCGCAGTATATCAAGCAAGATACCCTTTGGGATGCTCAGATAGAACAGATTGTGGTTGATCAGAAAAACGACATCGAATTGATCCCAAGGGTAGGTAATCAACGTATTGTTTTGGGTAATGCCGATTCACTTGAAAAGAAAATGAAAAACTTGTTGCTGTTCTATAAAAAAGCAATGCCGCAGGTAGGTTGGGATACTTATAAAACCATCAATATTAAATATACCAATCAGATTGTTTGCGAAAAAAGAGATTCGACAGAATTAGGAAAAAAAGCAAAAACAATTTCTGCAGCAGATAGTTTGAGGATACAACGAAACGTAACCGATTCGCTGATCAACAGCACAATTGTTGCGGCTATGGATGACCGGCCAGAGGCAGATGAAGCCGAAAAGGTGACGCCTAAAAGAGAAGAGCCCAAAAAGCCCGAAGCAAAAAAAGTTGAGCCTAAAAAGGTAGATGTGCCGAAGGTTACAGCCAAAAAGCCCGAGCCCAAAAAAGCGGAAGTAAAAAAGGAAGCACCTAAAAAAACAGCACCAGTTAAAACAGAAGTAAAAAAGCCAGCGCTTGCGCAGGCCACCAAGCCGAAGGAAATAAAGCCAGCGGATAAAAAAGAAAAACCGAAGCAAACGGTAACAGCACAGCCAAAGCCGGCAAAATCTGAGGCCCAACTGAAGAAAGAGAAAGAAGCAAGAGAGAAAGAAATCAGGGCCCTGGAAAAACAGTATAAAACTCAGCAAAATTAA
- a CDS encoding UDP-N-acetylmuramate--alanine ligase (product_source=KO:K01924; cath_funfam=3.40.1190.10,3.40.50.720,3.90.190.20; cog=COG0773; ko=KO:K01924; pfam=PF01225,PF02875,PF08245; superfamily=51984,53244,53623; tigrfam=TIGR01082) → MELSKINRVFFVGIGGIGMSALARYFAKRGQVVCGYDKTRTKLTETLEQEGILITYLDEASSLPCAFLDDHDDTLVVYTPAIPKDAKILNHFINKGFALKKRSEVLGIISKGMFCIAVAGTHGKTTTSSIVAHILKDTGYDCTAFLGGITSNYNSNVLFGKNNVVVVEADEYDRSFLTLHPDVAVVTSMDADHLDIYGDKSHLEESFRLFAGQLKAEGVLYAHEGLPLEKSISYAASSTATAKAENLRVEGSKFVFDYTDSTQSIKDINLMLPGKHNVENTTVAIAIALQLGIDAEKVKQAVANFKGVKRRFEYIVNNGNQIYIDDYAHHPEELRACFDAVRQLYPDKKLTVIFQPHLFTRTRDFADEFAKVLSTADELMLLEIYPARELPLEGINAQFLLDKITLADKKICGKDFVVQHVKDTKPELILTVGAGDIDTIIEPLKNTLNNA, encoded by the coding sequence ATGGAACTAAGTAAAATAAATAGGGTTTTCTTTGTAGGTATCGGTGGTATCGGCATGAGTGCGCTTGCCCGTTATTTTGCTAAACGCGGACAGGTGGTTTGTGGTTACGATAAAACCAGGACTAAGCTGACCGAAACCTTAGAGCAGGAAGGCATTCTCATAACGTATCTTGATGAAGCTTCTTCGCTGCCCTGTGCATTTTTGGATGATCATGATGATACGCTTGTGGTTTACACTCCAGCAATTCCAAAAGATGCTAAAATTTTAAACCATTTTATAAATAAAGGTTTTGCGCTTAAAAAACGTTCTGAGGTCTTAGGGATCATCAGTAAAGGAATGTTCTGTATCGCAGTTGCGGGTACACATGGCAAAACCACAACGTCATCTATTGTTGCGCATATTTTAAAAGATACCGGCTACGATTGCACGGCTTTTTTAGGTGGGATAACCAGTAACTATAACAGTAATGTGCTTTTCGGAAAAAACAATGTAGTGGTGGTAGAGGCCGACGAATATGATCGTTCTTTCCTAACCTTGCACCCGGATGTAGCCGTGGTTACTTCTATGGATGCAGATCACCTGGATATTTACGGTGACAAGAGCCATCTCGAAGAATCGTTCAGGTTGTTTGCCGGTCAACTTAAAGCAGAAGGCGTGCTTTATGCGCACGAAGGATTGCCGCTTGAGAAAAGCATCAGTTATGCGGCAAGTTCAACGGCAACTGCAAAGGCAGAGAATTTAAGGGTAGAAGGGTCTAAATTTGTTTTCGATTATACCGATAGCACACAAAGTATCAAAGACATTAATTTAATGCTTCCTGGTAAGCACAATGTCGAAAATACAACGGTTGCCATTGCCATTGCGCTGCAATTGGGAATTGATGCAGAAAAGGTAAAACAAGCGGTTGCCAATTTTAAGGGTGTTAAACGCCGCTTCGAATATATTGTGAATAACGGCAATCAGATTTATATTGATGATTATGCACACCATCCTGAAGAACTGAGGGCTTGTTTTGATGCGGTTAGACAATTGTATCCAGATAAAAAGCTAACGGTAATTTTTCAGCCGCACCTCTTCACACGGACAAGGGATTTTGCTGATGAATTTGCAAAAGTTTTAAGCACGGCTGACGAACTGATGCTGTTGGAGATTTATCCCGCAAGAGAATTGCCGCTTGAAGGGATAAATGCACAGTTTTTATTGGATAAAATCACTTTAGCAGATAAAAAAATATGTGGAAAAGATTTTGTGGTTCAGCATGTTAAGGACACAAAACCTGAATTAATTTTAACAGTAGGTGCGGGAGATATCGACACGATTATCGAACCCCTTAAAAACACTTTAAACAATGCTTAA
- a CDS encoding UDP-N-acetylglucosamine--N-acetylmuramyl-(pentapeptide) pyrophosphoryl-undecaprenol N-acetylglucosamine transferase (product_source=KO:K02563; cath_funfam=3.40.50.2000; cog=COG0707; ko=KO:K02563; pfam=PF03033,PF04101; superfamily=53756; tigrfam=TIGR01133), which produces MNNSPKIIISGGGTGGHIFPAVAIANALKRMVPTCEILFVGAIGRMEMEKVPAAGYKIIGLNISGMQRGSIIKNLALPFKVIGSVRKAMQIINDFKPDAVVGVGGYASGPLLYAASLKGIPYLIQEQNSYAGITNKWLGKKASKICVAFDDMDQFFPADRILKTGNPVRQEVVDIKGKHFQGAELLKLDPLKMTIMVTGGSLGAGTLNKAIEKHLPDILAQDVQVIWQTGKYYYKGIIERLGLAYHPNVRILEFLNKMDLAYAAADVIVSRAGAGTIAELCLIKKPVILVPSPNVAEDHQTKNAMALVKNGAAILINDRSAEDTLVKETLALLNNKEQCEKLSENIGEMALPAADEIIANEVLKLIKRND; this is translated from the coding sequence ATGAATAATTCCCCAAAAATTATCATATCAGGTGGTGGCACCGGCGGGCATATTTTTCCTGCCGTGGCCATAGCCAATGCGCTAAAACGCATGGTGCCAACCTGTGAGATTTTGTTTGTGGGTGCAATAGGTCGCATGGAAATGGAAAAAGTTCCTGCAGCCGGCTATAAAATAATAGGATTAAATATTAGTGGGATGCAACGTGGTTCGATTATTAAAAATCTCGCCCTCCCGTTTAAGGTAATCGGTAGTGTGCGCAAAGCCATGCAGATTATTAATGATTTTAAGCCCGATGCTGTAGTAGGTGTTGGTGGTTATGCCTCAGGTCCACTATTGTATGCAGCTTCGCTGAAAGGAATTCCTTACCTCATCCAGGAACAGAATTCTTATGCCGGAATAACCAATAAATGGTTAGGTAAAAAAGCTTCAAAAATCTGTGTCGCCTTTGATGATATGGATCAGTTTTTTCCAGCTGATAGGATTTTAAAAACAGGAAATCCTGTCCGCCAGGAAGTAGTTGATATAAAAGGAAAACATTTTCAAGGTGCCGAACTGTTAAAGCTCGATCCATTGAAAATGACCATTATGGTTACCGGTGGAAGTTTAGGCGCAGGCACACTGAATAAGGCAATCGAAAAACATTTACCCGATATCCTTGCTCAAGATGTGCAGGTGATCTGGCAAACAGGTAAATATTACTATAAAGGGATTATTGAAAGATTGGGTTTAGCATATCATCCCAATGTTCGTATCCTTGAGTTTTTAAATAAAATGGACCTCGCTTATGCAGCAGCAGATGTAATTGTAAGCCGGGCAGGAGCTGGAACGATCGCAGAACTTTGTTTGATTAAAAAACCAGTAATATTGGTGCCTTCGCCAAATGTAGCAGAAGACCATCAAACTAAAAATGCGATGGCTCTGGTTAAAAATGGAGCAGCAATATTAATTAACGATCGCTCTGCAGAAGACACCTTGGTTAAAGAAACGCTGGCGTTATTAAATAACAAAGAACAGTGTGAAAAACTTTCAGAAAATATAGGTGAAATGGCACTGCCAGCGGCAGACGAAATTATAGCAAACGAAGTATTGAAGCTAATAAAGCGGAACGACTAA
- a CDS encoding cell division protein FtsW (product_source=KO:K03588; cog=COG0772; ko=KO:K03588; pfam=PF01098; transmembrane_helix_parts=Outside_1_12,TMhelix_13_35,Inside_36_47,TMhelix_48_70,Outside_71_73,TMhelix_74_96,Inside_97_108,TMhelix_109_131,Outside_132_150,TMhelix_151_184,Inside_185_190,TMhelix_191_208,Outside_209_271,TMhelix_272_294,Inside_295_306,TMhelix_307_329,Outside_330_343,TMhelix_344_366,Inside_367_397): MFQALLNKTKGDRWIWLIIILLSLISVMAVYSATGTLAYKKGETVEKLLLTKHLIFVLMGIGMIYIAHLLDYRYYAGISKVLMIVTIPLLFYTLIFGTNLNDASRWVKIPVIGLTFQTSDLAKLALITFLARMLTKKQENIKNVKESFIPIMGSVCVVFVLIALANLSTALMLFGVSILLLIIGRISIKQIAIVCAGGFVLLLFVFFLGPRRKTYMSRINTFMHPEMQHSDKTFQADQAKIALATGGVFGKGPGNSTQRNFLPHPYSDFIFAIIIEEWGTVGGIVIMILYLVLLYRCIKIVTRAPKAFGALLAAGLSFSLTIQAFANMAVAVGLGPVTGVPLPLVSMGGTSMIFTSVAFGIILSVSRDVEENANALTKEEKEKVKNKIIIGEIPAIA, translated from the coding sequence ATGTTCCAGGCACTACTTAATAAAACAAAAGGCGATAGATGGATCTGGCTGATCATCATCCTGCTTTCGCTTATATCTGTAATGGCGGTGTACAGTGCAACAGGTACCTTGGCATATAAAAAAGGAGAAACGGTAGAAAAGCTTTTACTTACCAAGCACTTAATTTTTGTGCTAATGGGTATCGGGATGATCTATATTGCCCACTTGCTCGATTATCGCTATTATGCGGGTATTTCAAAGGTATTGATGATCGTTACCATTCCGTTGCTGTTCTATACGCTAATATTCGGAACAAATTTGAACGATGCATCTCGGTGGGTTAAAATACCGGTAATCGGACTAACCTTTCAAACTTCCGATTTGGCTAAACTTGCATTGATTACCTTTTTGGCCAGGATGCTAACCAAAAAGCAAGAAAATATTAAAAATGTTAAAGAATCATTTATACCAATTATGGGTTCGGTTTGTGTGGTGTTTGTTTTAATCGCATTGGCCAACCTATCTACAGCATTAATGCTGTTTGGTGTAAGTATTTTGCTGTTAATTATCGGTAGGATCAGTATTAAACAGATCGCGATTGTTTGTGCAGGTGGTTTTGTACTGCTGTTGTTTGTTTTCTTTTTGGGACCAAGGAGAAAAACATACATGTCGCGTATCAATACGTTCATGCATCCTGAAATGCAGCATTCAGATAAAACTTTCCAGGCAGATCAGGCAAAAATTGCCTTGGCTACTGGTGGTGTTTTTGGTAAAGGACCAGGTAATAGTACACAACGCAATTTCCTACCACATCCGTATTCCGATTTTATTTTCGCCATTATTATTGAAGAATGGGGAACTGTGGGAGGAATTGTAATCATGATACTATACCTGGTGCTTTTATACCGATGTATCAAGATCGTAACCCGGGCACCTAAGGCCTTCGGTGCATTGCTCGCGGCCGGACTGAGTTTCAGTCTGACCATACAGGCCTTTGCAAATATGGCGGTAGCGGTAGGGTTGGGTCCGGTAACAGGGGTTCCGCTGCCATTGGTAAGTATGGGCGGTACATCAATGATCTTTACCAGTGTGGCCTTTGGGATTATACTCAGCGTAAGCCGTGATGTAGAAGAAAATGCAAATGCACTAACAAAAGAAGAAAAAGAGAAAGTAAAAAATAAAATAATAATTGGTGAAATACCTGCAATAGCTTAA
- a CDS encoding UDP-N-acetylmuramoylalanine--D-glutamate ligase (product_source=KO:K01925; cath_funfam=3.40.1190.10,3.40.50.720,3.90.190.20; cog=COG0771; ko=KO:K01925; pfam=PF02875,PF08245; superfamily=51984,53244,53623; tigrfam=TIGR01087), whose protein sequence is MSTNNITSSNTKSAMTGQGRVVILGAGESGVGAAKLAQAKGFDVFVSDYGLITDKYRAALEKLSIPFESEKHTKELILNATEVIKSPGIPPTAPIIKKLVAKGIPVVSEIEFAKRYTNAKTICITGSNGKSTTSLLTYHILKNAGLNVGLAGNIGQSFAAQVATEDYEYYVLEISSFMLDDMFAFKADIAVLLNITPDHLDRYDYKLEKYAASKMRIVQNQTAQDVFIYCADDEESLKAIALIKPVAKAYPFSITKKVELGAYLEETTIHILTEPNNQLTMSISDLALQGKHNIYNSMASGIVSKVLELRNETIRESMGNFKNIEHRLEHVAKISGIDFINDSKATNVNSTWYALESMTSDVVLIMGGVDKGNDYNMLKDLVKSKVKAIVCLGKDNKRIHDAFEDDVEVIVNTFSADEAAQIAFHLAKRGDAVLLSPACASFDLFKNYEDRGNQFKAAVREL, encoded by the coding sequence ATGAGCACGAATAATATCACATCAAGCAATACTAAGTCAGCGATGACCGGGCAGGGCCGTGTGGTTATTCTTGGTGCCGGCGAAAGTGGAGTTGGCGCTGCAAAATTGGCGCAGGCAAAAGGTTTCGATGTTTTTGTTTCCGATTACGGTTTAATTACCGATAAATATAGAGCTGCATTAGAAAAACTTTCCATTCCGTTCGAATCTGAAAAACATACTAAAGAACTGATCTTAAATGCAACAGAGGTAATTAAAAGTCCAGGTATTCCGCCTACAGCCCCAATTATTAAAAAATTGGTTGCAAAAGGGATTCCTGTGGTTTCGGAAATTGAATTTGCCAAAAGATATACCAATGCAAAAACCATCTGTATTACAGGGTCAAACGGTAAGTCGACTACGAGTTTATTAACTTATCACATCCTGAAAAATGCGGGTTTAAATGTCGGCCTGGCAGGTAATATCGGGCAGAGTTTTGCAGCACAGGTGGCTACGGAAGATTACGAATATTATGTGCTGGAAATCTCAAGCTTCATGCTTGATGATATGTTCGCTTTTAAAGCAGATATTGCTGTTTTGCTCAACATTACTCCAGATCATTTAGACCGTTACGATTATAAACTGGAAAAATATGCTGCATCTAAAATGCGGATTGTTCAAAACCAGACAGCGCAAGATGTTTTCATTTATTGTGCAGATGATGAAGAGAGCCTAAAAGCCATCGCGCTGATTAAGCCTGTGGCGAAAGCCTATCCCTTTTCAATTACTAAAAAAGTAGAACTGGGTGCTTATTTAGAAGAAACTACTATACATATCCTTACAGAACCAAATAACCAACTAACCATGTCTATTTCAGATTTAGCCTTACAGGGCAAGCACAACATTTACAATTCTATGGCCTCAGGCATTGTGTCTAAAGTTTTAGAATTAAGAAATGAGACCATCCGCGAAAGCATGGGCAATTTCAAAAATATTGAGCACAGGTTAGAGCATGTGGCCAAAATTTCGGGGATCGATTTTATCAACGACAGTAAAGCCACCAATGTGAACTCTACCTGGTATGCTTTAGAGAGTATGACCAGCGATGTAGTGCTGATTATGGGCGGTGTTGATAAAGGAAACGATTACAACATGCTTAAAGATCTGGTTAAAAGCAAGGTTAAGGCTATCGTTTGTTTGGGTAAGGACAACAAACGTATCCACGATGCTTTCGAGGATGATGTAGAAGTAATTGTAAATACTTTTTCAGCTGATGAAGCAGCGCAGATTGCTTTCCATTTGGCTAAACGTGGTGATGCAGTATTGTTATCGCCAGCTTGTGCTAGTTTCGATCTGTTCAAAAATTACGAAGACCGCGGTAACCAGTTTAAAGCGGCAGTTAGAGAATTATAA
- a CDS encoding phospho-N-acetylmuramoyl-pentapeptide-transferase (product_source=KO:K01000; cog=COG0472; ko=KO:K01000; pfam=PF00953,PF10555; tigrfam=TIGR00445; transmembrane_helix_parts=Outside_1_19,TMhelix_20_42,Inside_43_75,TMhelix_76_93,Outside_94_97,TMhelix_98_116,Inside_117_135,TMhelix_136_158,Outside_159_219,TMhelix_220_242,Inside_243_248,TMhelix_249_268,Outside_269_287,TMhelix_288_305,Inside_306_311,TMhelix_312_334,Outside_335_337,TMhelix_338_360,Inside_361_392,TMhelix_393_412,Outside_413_415) — MLYLLFEYLHKHYDIPGLRLFQYITFRASISIILSLVITTVYGRRLIDYLHKKQVGETVRNLGLEGQMQKQGTPTMGGIIILLGILIPTLLFANISNIYVILMIITTIWMGAVGFLDDYIKVFKKNKEGLAGRFKVVGQVGLGLIVGCTMYFHPNIVVRETVQDDVKSTSTVPMVLRQKGETFYYTQDVKSTKTNMPFYKNNEFDYAKVLKFLGADYQKYAFFIFLIVAVFIITAVSNGANITDGIDGLATGTSAVIGITLGILAYVSGNTIMADYLNIMYIPNSAELMIFAGAFVGSCVGFLWYNSYPAQIFMGDTGSLAIGGIIASFAIMIRKELLIPILCGIFLVELVSVIVQVSYFKYTKKKFGEGRRIFLMSPLHHHYQKKGYHEAKIVTRFWIIGIMLAIMTIVTLKLR; from the coding sequence ATGTTATATTTATTATTCGAATACCTGCATAAGCATTATGATATACCTGGGTTAAGGTTGTTTCAGTACATCACTTTCCGTGCATCTATCTCTATTATTTTATCATTGGTAATTACCACCGTTTACGGACGCAGGTTAATTGATTACCTACATAAAAAACAGGTTGGAGAAACAGTAAGGAATTTAGGTTTGGAAGGACAGATGCAAAAACAGGGTACACCAACAATGGGTGGTATCATTATTTTGCTGGGTATTCTTATTCCGACCTTATTATTTGCCAATATCTCCAATATCTATGTGATTTTAATGATAATTACCACGATCTGGATGGGTGCCGTAGGCTTTTTAGATGATTATATCAAAGTTTTCAAAAAGAATAAAGAAGGTTTAGCAGGTCGTTTTAAAGTTGTTGGTCAGGTTGGTTTAGGCTTAATTGTAGGTTGCACGATGTACTTTCATCCAAATATTGTGGTAAGGGAAACTGTACAGGACGATGTAAAAAGTACTTCTACGGTTCCGATGGTATTGCGACAAAAAGGAGAAACCTTTTATTATACACAAGATGTAAAATCGACTAAAACCAATATGCCTTTTTATAAGAACAATGAGTTCGATTATGCAAAGGTATTGAAGTTTTTGGGCGCCGATTACCAGAAGTATGCATTTTTCATCTTCCTGATTGTAGCAGTATTTATTATTACTGCGGTATCGAACGGGGCAAACATTACCGATGGGATTGATGGTTTAGCTACTGGAACTTCGGCAGTAATCGGAATCACCCTGGGTATTTTGGCTTATGTATCGGGTAATACCATTATGGCCGATTACCTCAATATTATGTATATCCCAAACTCTGCAGAGCTGATGATTTTTGCAGGTGCATTTGTGGGTTCCTGCGTAGGTTTCCTTTGGTACAATTCTTACCCGGCGCAGATTTTTATGGGCGATACCGGAAGTTTGGCCATTGGAGGAATAATTGCCTCATTTGCCATCATGATCCGCAAGGAGCTGTTGATTCCGATTTTATGTGGAATATTCCTGGTAGAACTGGTGTCGGTAATTGTGCAGGTATCTTATTTTAAATATACCAAGAAGAAATTTGGCGAAGGCCGCAGGATTTTCCTGATGTCGCCTTTACATCACCATTACCAGAAAAAAGGATATCACGAGGCCAAAATTGTAACTCGTTTCTGGATTATCGGAATCATGCTTGCAATTATGACCATTGTAACGTTGAAGTTAAGGTAG
- a CDS encoding UDP-N-acetylmuramoyl-L-alanyl-D-glutamate--2,6-diaminopimelate ligase (product_source=KO:K01928; cath_funfam=3.40.1190.10,3.40.1390.10,3.90.190.20; cog=COG0769; ko=KO:K01928; pfam=PF01225,PF02875,PF08245; superfamily=53244,53623,63418; tigrfam=TIGR01085) — protein MMQLQDLLYGVTIKELVGRTDREINALNFDSRKVSKDDIFFAVVGTVADGHQFIEQTIEQGAGVIICENLPEIQDFTVTYIKVDNTAVALGIVAGNYFGNPSADLKLIGITGTNGKTTIATILFKLFKDLGYKTGLLSTVENYINDMVVAATHTTPNPIALNQLLREMVDAGCDYCFMEVSSHAVSQHRIEGLTFSGGVFSNLTHDHLDFHKTFDAYLKAKKAFFDVLPKSAFALTNIDDKNGVVMLQNTKAHKKTYALKQLADFKAKIIENQFSGLHLDIDNEDVYFKLVGSFNAYNLLAVYGTAILLEQDKLKVLTLLSRLSGAEGRFDYITSADKIIGIVDYAHTPDAVQNVLSTIANIRKGTEQVITVIGCGGDRDKTKRPIMAQVACDWSDKVILTSDNPRTEDPQTIISEMEAGVSPTNKRKTLSILDRKEAIKTACHLAQPGDIILVAGKGHEKYQEINGVRNHFDDKEILLEQLKPIS, from the coding sequence ATGATGCAATTACAGGATTTACTTTATGGCGTAACGATTAAAGAATTGGTTGGTAGAACCGATAGGGAAATCAATGCGCTGAATTTCGATTCGCGTAAAGTAAGTAAAGATGATATCTTTTTTGCTGTAGTGGGCACCGTAGCTGATGGACACCAGTTTATTGAGCAGACCATTGAGCAGGGGGCAGGAGTAATTATCTGCGAAAATTTGCCGGAAATCCAGGACTTTACGGTTACTTATATCAAAGTAGATAATACTGCGGTGGCTTTGGGGATTGTTGCCGGGAACTATTTTGGAAACCCATCGGCAGATCTGAAACTGATCGGTATTACGGGAACCAACGGAAAAACCACCATTGCTACTATTCTTTTTAAATTATTTAAAGATCTAGGTTACAAAACCGGGCTTTTATCAACGGTAGAGAATTATATCAATGATATGGTAGTGGCGGCAACACATACCACACCAAATCCAATCGCATTAAATCAGCTCTTAAGAGAGATGGTCGATGCGGGTTGCGATTACTGTTTTATGGAAGTAAGCTCACATGCAGTTTCTCAGCACAGGATTGAAGGCTTGACTTTCTCAGGTGGTGTATTTTCGAATTTAACACACGATCATTTAGATTTTCATAAAACTTTTGACGCTTACCTGAAAGCTAAAAAAGCATTTTTTGATGTTTTGCCTAAATCGGCATTTGCATTGACCAACATCGACGATAAAAATGGAGTGGTGATGCTGCAGAATACAAAAGCGCATAAAAAAACCTATGCACTTAAACAGCTGGCCGATTTTAAAGCAAAAATTATTGAGAACCAGTTCAGTGGTCTGCATTTAGATATCGATAATGAAGATGTTTACTTCAAACTTGTAGGGTCTTTCAATGCGTACAATTTATTGGCCGTGTATGGAACAGCGATTCTGTTGGAGCAGGATAAGTTAAAGGTGCTGACTTTGTTAAGCCGTTTATCAGGCGCTGAAGGAAGATTTGATTACATCACCTCTGCAGATAAGATTATAGGCATTGTAGATTATGCACATACACCAGATGCTGTTCAGAATGTGTTGAGTACCATTGCCAATATCCGTAAAGGAACCGAACAGGTAATCACGGTGATTGGTTGCGGTGGAGATAGAGATAAAACCAAACGCCCTATTATGGCTCAGGTAGCATGCGATTGGAGCGATAAGGTGATCCTGACCTCTGATAATCCCAGAACAGAAGATCCGCAAACGATTATCAGCGAAATGGAAGCTGGTGTTTCACCGACCAATAAGCGTAAAACCCTATCCATTTTAGATAGAAAAGAAGCAATAAAAACAGCCTGCCATTTAGCGCAACCAGGAGACATTATTCTTGTTGCTGGTAAAGGGCATGAAAAATACCAGGAAATTAATGGCGTAAGGAATCATTTTGATGATAAAGAAATTTTACTTGAACAATTAAAACCAATCAGCTAA